A window of Streptomyces sp. NBC_01241 genomic DNA:
GCGGCCCGTACAGCAAGATTCCCTGGTTCATCAGAACACCGTTCCCAACACCTGTCGTACCTGATCAGTGAGGGAGATCGCCGCGCCGAGGCGGTTGTCCACCACCATGTGGTCGACGGCAGGGCGCAGTTCGACGTCAACCGTTTTGACGTACTCGTCCCAGTGCTGAAGCTTCCAGCTGTCGCGGGCGGCGGACCGGAAGCTGATGTACTCGCGCATCGTTTCCACATCGCACTTGATCCAGACTATGGAGACGCTGACACCTCGGGCCTCGCATCGGTTGGTCAGCCGCTGGATCCAGCGGACGTCTATCACCTCTGAGATGAACGGTGCTGTCAGCACCGTGCTGATGGAGCAGTCGATGTTGGCGTAGGCGGTCTCCAGCAGGCACTGGTACTCCAGGGGCCGCACCTGCTCACGGTAGAGCTCGGAGTGCCGGTCGTTGGGCTCGCTGCCCATCTCCACCAGAAGTCGCTCGACCAGGGGACGCGTGATGGGGTCCTTGTCGAGGACGGGCCATCCCGTGAGCTGGGAAATGAAGCGGGAGAACTCCGACTTCCCACTGCCTGCGAAGCCGCCGACGATGAGCAGCGACGGGCGATGAGGATCTCCGCCCGTGTGCCGACGCTTCCACGCGTCGATGATCCGCTGCTGAACGTCGAGATCGCCGCAGGCATCTGTTCCTGGCGTGATCTGAGAGAGTGCCCGCTCGACAGCAAGAACGTGGGCGCCGTTGCGGGATTCCGCCGACGGCGTGAGGTCCAGGTGCGTGGCCTCGTCGGGCAAGGGGTGGCGGAATCCGAGCTCAGGTTCCGTGCCTCGGTAGAGAAGGCAGTACGCGCGCCGATAGTGCGGACCCGGGTATACCTCGCCCTGCTCGTGCTGCCAGAGTGTCTGGAAGTTGGCCGCAGGCACCACGATAGCGGCCCTTGTGGCCACTTCACGCAATCGCTCGCCGGCACGCTCGAGGGTTAATCCGTGTGCCTCGCGCACCTCACGGAGCTTGTCCGGGCGCCATCCCGCACGGCTCCTCGCCACGTCAGTTACCGCCTGCCCATTGGTCAACACGATCGGGACAGTAAGTCTGCCCCGTGCGAAGTCGTGTGTAAGCAGATGTTGAAAAGTCAGGGTGCTCGCCGATGAACGGCCTCACTAGCCCGCCGTGATACACGGATGACCTGCGCCCCGCTGTCATGGACCTTGCCAGCCCGCCGAGTTCTCAACTGGCGGCCGAACACTACTGGTTCATGAAGGAGCTGAGAATGCTCGACATCGGAGAGCAGCGCGGCGCATCGGCTGAATGGTCCGATCAGCAAATCGCCTACTACCGCGCGAGGGCTGACGAGTACGACACCGCGTACGCGGACCGTATGGGTATGCCCCAGCTCTCGCACGTGCTCGATCGGCTGCCCATCAGCGGAGACGTCCTGGAGCTGGCGTGCGGAACGGGCCAGTGGACCCACCTGCTCTCCGGGCGCGCCCGCAGCCTGACCGCGGTGGACGCCGCGCCCGAGATGCTGGCTATCGCGCAACGTCGCCTGGAGGGTTCGACGACTCGCTTCATCGAGGCGGACATCTTCAGCCAGGTCTCGGACCGCCAGTACGACACCGTGTTCTTCGCCTTCTGGCTCAGCCATGTGCCGCCCGCGTACCTGGAACCCTTCTGGAACGCCCTGC
This region includes:
- a CDS encoding class I SAM-dependent DNA methyltransferase, whose product is MKELRMLDIGEQRGASAEWSDQQIAYYRARADEYDTAYADRMGMPQLSHVLDRLPISGDVLELACGTGQWTHLLSGRARSLTAVDAAPEMLAIAQRRLEGSTTRFIEADIFSQVSDRQYDTVFFAFWLSHVPPAYLEPFWNALRKALKPGGCVVFLDDSRAKAEIEETIEGRAVPTVRRRLSDGSQHLTVKVLYDADGLTKRLDALGWESHVEQADRYHYIGVARPQVHS
- a CDS encoding AAA family ATPase; its protein translation is MARSRAGWRPDKLREVREAHGLTLERAGERLREVATRAAIVVPAANFQTLWQHEQGEVYPGPHYRRAYCLLYRGTEPELGFRHPLPDEATHLDLTPSAESRNGAHVLAVERALSQITPGTDACGDLDVQQRIIDAWKRRHTGGDPHRPSLLIVGGFAGSGKSEFSRFISQLTGWPVLDKDPITRPLVERLLVEMGSEPNDRHSELYREQVRPLEYQCLLETAYANIDCSISTVLTAPFISEVIDVRWIQRLTNRCEARGVSVSIVWIKCDVETMREYISFRSAARDSWKLQHWDEYVKTVDVELRPAVDHMVVDNRLGAAISLTDQVRQVLGTVF